The following are encoded in a window of Flavobacterium sp. WC2421 genomic DNA:
- a CDS encoding N-acetyltransferase family protein has protein sequence MKIRRGKSEDMVAVLDLIQELAIFEKEPDAVLITAEDLVRDGFGANPLFHVFVAEVDSEIVGIALYYYRYSTWKGKTLHLEDLVVKDKMRGTGLGYALYSEIIKQGKKDNVRRIEWNVLDWNTPAIDFYEKSGAKVLRDWDNVQMDEEGINDFLEKKLK, from the coding sequence ATGAAAATTAGAAGAGGAAAATCAGAAGATATGGTTGCGGTACTTGACCTTATTCAAGAATTAGCTATTTTTGAAAAAGAACCAGATGCGGTTTTAATAACTGCTGAAGATTTAGTAAGAGATGGTTTTGGTGCTAATCCCTTATTTCATGTTTTTGTAGCCGAAGTAGATTCGGAAATAGTAGGTATTGCTCTTTACTATTATCGCTATTCTACATGGAAAGGAAAAACACTTCATCTAGAAGATTTAGTGGTAAAGGATAAAATGCGCGGAACAGGATTAGGCTACGCATTATATTCTGAAATTATAAAACAAGGAAAAAAAGATAACGTTCGTAGAATTGAATGGAATGTTCTTGACTGGAATACACCAGCAATAGATTTTTATGAAAAATCAGGCGCTAAAGTATTAAGAGATTGGGATAATGTCCAAATGGATGAAGAAGGAATTAATGACTTTCTAGAAAAGAAGTTAAAATAA
- a CDS encoding aspartate kinase — translation MRVFKFGGASVKDAEGIKNVYDVLQKVGYEDVLLVVSAMGKTTNALEMVIKNYFDKSAELQSSVQEVKKYHNQILLDLFEDDKNNVFEAVKLQFADLEFFLSHNKSPNYNFVYDQIVSYGELISTTILSHFMNFMGIKTQWIDVRNFIKTDSNYRDAEVDWELTQKNISKNVKRKILNITQGFLGSDDNNFTTTLGREGSDYTAAIFAYCLNAESVTIWKDVPGVMNADPRYFENASLLNQISYREAIELAFYGATVIHPKTLQPLQKKEIPLYVKSFINPLLKGTSVSKGVALEPYLPCFIVKRNQLLISLSSIDFSFIMEENISEIFALFHQFKLKVNLIQNSAISFSVCVEDKFDNFTEMNAILSKKFKVDFSQNVTLYTIRHFNDAAAQTVEQGKKVILKQVSTETMQIVTSEN, via the coding sequence ATGAGAGTATTCAAATTTGGTGGAGCTTCTGTAAAAGATGCTGAGGGAATTAAAAATGTTTATGACGTTTTACAAAAAGTAGGTTACGAGGATGTTTTATTAGTAGTATCTGCAATGGGAAAAACTACTAATGCCCTTGAAATGGTTATCAAAAACTATTTTGATAAATCGGCTGAATTACAATCTTCTGTTCAAGAAGTAAAAAAATATCATAATCAAATCTTATTGGATTTATTTGAGGATGATAAAAATAATGTGTTTGAAGCTGTAAAATTACAATTTGCTGATTTAGAATTTTTCTTATCTCATAATAAATCACCTAATTACAACTTTGTTTATGACCAAATTGTAAGTTATGGTGAATTGATTTCTACTACCATTTTGAGTCATTTCATGAATTTCATGGGTATAAAAACGCAGTGGATAGATGTTCGAAATTTTATAAAAACAGATTCGAATTACAGAGATGCCGAGGTAGATTGGGAATTGACACAAAAAAATATTTCGAAAAATGTAAAAAGAAAAATTTTAAACATTACTCAAGGATTTTTGGGATCAGATGACAACAACTTCACAACAACATTAGGTCGTGAAGGGTCTGATTATACTGCTGCCATTTTTGCTTATTGCCTAAATGCCGAAAGTGTTACCATCTGGAAAGATGTTCCTGGTGTAATGAATGCGGATCCTAGGTATTTTGAAAATGCCAGTTTATTAAACCAGATATCGTATCGTGAAGCAATTGAGTTAGCCTTTTATGGAGCAACCGTTATTCACCCAAAAACATTACAACCTTTACAAAAAAAGGAAATTCCATTATATGTAAAATCATTTATCAATCCTTTACTAAAAGGAACAAGTGTTTCAAAAGGAGTTGCATTAGAACCTTACCTGCCTTGTTTTATTGTAAAAAGAAACCAATTGTTAATTTCTCTTTCTTCAATTGATTTCTCTTTTATCATGGAAGAAAATATCAGTGAGATTTTTGCTTTATTCCATCAGTTTAAACTTAAAGTGAACTTAATCCAGAATTCGGCTATAAGTTTCTCTGTATGCGTTGAAGATAAGTTTGATAATTTTACAGAAATGAATGCTATATTGTCTAAGAAATTTAAAGTTGACTTTAGCCAAAACGTTACTTTATATACCATTAGACATTTTAACGATGCTGCTGCACAAACAGTAGAACAAGGAAAAAAAGTAATTTTGAAGCAAGTCAGTACGGAGACGATGCAAATTGTAACTAGCGAAAATTAA
- a CDS encoding TerB family tellurite resistance protein — translation MSFSDLFDNEFKQRNKGHFASIVRLALADGVFAPEEKEFLDKLAIRLEISAAEYEEILENPTKYPINPPYLNSQRIERLFDLARIVNVDHHLGDNQEVMLEKLSLGIGFTPENVKAVVATALSLADEKADLDTFILEIEKAEKMN, via the coding sequence ATGTCATTTTCAGATTTATTTGATAACGAATTCAAACAAAGAAACAAAGGTCACTTTGCTTCTATAGTAAGATTAGCATTAGCTGATGGTGTTTTTGCTCCAGAAGAAAAAGAGTTTCTAGACAAATTAGCCATAAGACTTGAAATATCTGCAGCAGAATACGAAGAAATTTTAGAGAACCCAACAAAATACCCAATCAACCCTCCTTACTTAAACTCTCAAAGAATTGAGCGTTTATTTGATTTGGCTCGAATCGTAAATGTTGATCACCATTTAGGTGACAACCAAGAAGTGATGCTAGAAAAACTTAGTTTAGGTATTGGATTCACACCCGAAAACGTAAAAGCTGTTGTTGCAACAGCACTTTCATTAGCAGATGAAAAAGCAGATTTAGATACTTTCATACTAGAAATAGAGAAAGCGGAAAAAATGAACTAA
- the fbp gene encoding class 1 fructose-bisphosphatase, translating to MKERNTTLGEFIIENQNAFQYSSGELSRIINSIRLAAKVVNYKVNKAGLVDIIGAAGEQNIQGEDQQKLDVYANEVFIQTLINREIVCGIASEENDEFITVEGSDHSHNNKYVVLMDPLDGSSNIDVNVSVGTIFSVYRRITPIGTPVTLEDFLQPGTNQVAAGYVIYGTSTMIVYTTGHGVNGFTLNPAIGTFYLSHPDMKFSEDGNIYSINEGNYIHFPQGVKNYLKYCQSEEGDRPYTSRYIGSLVSDIHRNMIKGGIYIYPTSSKAPKGKLRLLYECNPMAFIVEQAGGKASDGFGRIMEIEPTELHERVPFFCGSYNMVEKAEEFMLEAKLSKY from the coding sequence ATGAAAGAACGCAACACAACACTAGGAGAATTCATCATTGAAAACCAAAATGCCTTTCAATATTCGTCAGGTGAATTATCAAGGATTATCAATTCCATTCGTTTGGCAGCCAAGGTTGTCAATTACAAAGTTAATAAAGCAGGTCTGGTTGATATTATTGGGGCAGCTGGAGAACAAAATATTCAAGGAGAAGATCAGCAAAAATTAGATGTATATGCCAATGAAGTTTTTATTCAAACTTTAATCAATAGGGAAATTGTTTGTGGTATTGCTTCTGAAGAAAATGATGAATTTATAACAGTTGAAGGAAGTGATCATAGTCATAACAATAAATACGTTGTGCTCATGGATCCATTAGATGGCTCTTCTAATATAGATGTAAATGTTTCTGTTGGAACTATTTTTTCGGTTTATAGAAGAATAACTCCTATAGGAACACCTGTTACTTTAGAAGATTTTTTGCAACCTGGTACAAATCAAGTTGCTGCTGGATATGTTATTTATGGAACATCAACGATGATTGTTTATACTACAGGTCATGGAGTAAATGGTTTTACCTTAAATCCCGCTATTGGGACGTTTTACTTATCACATCCTGATATGAAGTTTTCTGAAGATGGAAATATCTATTCCATAAATGAGGGGAATTATATCCATTTTCCACAAGGAGTAAAAAATTATCTTAAGTATTGTCAATCCGAAGAAGGAGACAGGCCTTATACTTCTCGCTATATAGGAAGTTTGGTTTCGGATATTCATAGGAATATGATCAAAGGAGGTATTTATATTTACCCTACAAGTTCTAAAGCTCCAAAAGGAAAATTAAGATTACTCTATGAGTGTAATCCAATGGCTTTTATTGTTGAACAAGCTGGAGGAAAAGCGTCTGATGGTTTTGGAAGAATAATGGAAATTGAACCAACAGAATTGCATGAAAGAGTACCTTTCTTTTGTGGGAGTTACAATATGGTTGAAAAAGCAGAGGAGTTTATGCTTGAAGCCAAATTGAGTAAGTATTAA